Proteins encoded together in one Riemerella anatipestifer window:
- a CDS encoding class I SAM-dependent methyltransferase, producing the protein MKMEKFSTGLIPLNHQNWQGRPEWFFNREHTDTYELWYEGRYKRAEIWQKKVMEHLITKDRRVKTLLEFGCGTGRFTRWWKKIGIEATGGDISPLMLSQAKHLFGGDLVMADSHNMPFKDNTFDALAFITTFEYYKDPVKVIREAARVSRYGIAMGMMNRYSTKVIRRRIQQIFGKNPFYITATFYSPKMLMSIIDEALKGREYTIEWKCTGLPQWFPIQQWEVPFGDFFGLYIQFKDVD; encoded by the coding sequence ATGAAAATGGAAAAATTCTCAACAGGATTGATTCCTCTGAATCATCAAAACTGGCAAGGTAGACCAGAGTGGTTTTTTAATCGTGAACATACAGATACCTATGAGTTGTGGTATGAAGGACGCTACAAACGAGCAGAAATTTGGCAGAAAAAGGTCATGGAGCACTTGATAACCAAAGATAGGCGTGTGAAAACATTGCTGGAGTTTGGTTGTGGAACGGGACGATTTACCCGTTGGTGGAAAAAAATAGGAATTGAAGCTACAGGAGGAGATATTTCCCCACTGATGTTGTCGCAAGCTAAACATCTTTTTGGTGGAGATTTAGTAATGGCAGATTCACATAATATGCCTTTTAAAGACAATACCTTTGATGCACTCGCTTTCATCACCACTTTTGAGTATTATAAAGATCCAGTTAAGGTTATTAGAGAGGCGGCTAGGGTAAGTAGATATGGTATTGCTATGGGGATGATGAATAGATATTCTACCAAAGTTATTAGGAGGAGAATTCAGCAGATTTTTGGCAAAAATCCATTTTATATAACGGCTACATTTTATTCACCTAAAATGCTGATGAGTATTATTGATGAAGCACTTAAAGGCAGAGAATATACGATTGAGTGGAAATGTACAGGATTGCCTCAATGGTTTCCGATACAGCAATGGGAAGTGCCGTTTGGAGATTTTTTCGGATTATACATACAGTTTAAAGATGTGGATTAA
- a CDS encoding AIR synthase-related protein, whose amino-acid sequence MGKIGQGSFEQFIFNNCGYPRTEVLAGPQFGVDVSLIDLHTEMAMALTSDPLSLIPSLGLQESAWLSVHLMANDMATTGFAPMYGQFVLNLPPTLSKNDFQEYWQYVHKFSSEIKVAITGGHTGFIEGQNSTIAGGGTFVTIAPKSKILLSKYANAGDIILVTKSCAISSAAILAMSFPKVVIDKVGNEIYKLACESFYKTSSLQDALVAVGQDLDFQEVTAMHDVTEGGVLGAIYELTKASDNGAAIYYDQLPLAEVQTEICNLFDIDPRNCIGAGSMIITCKKEFVTNVVSRLEASGIPCVSVGELCGKEHGMKLIKNDEVTEFEYLEKYPYWEAFFKALKRGWK is encoded by the coding sequence ATGGGGAAAATAGGACAAGGTTCATTTGAGCAATTTATTTTTAATAATTGTGGTTATCCTAGAACTGAGGTGTTGGCTGGTCCACAATTCGGCGTAGATGTCTCTCTTATTGATTTGCATACAGAAATGGCAATGGCACTCACTAGTGATCCGTTATCACTAATTCCATCACTAGGTTTGCAGGAATCGGCGTGGTTGTCAGTTCATCTTATGGCCAATGATATGGCAACCACGGGGTTCGCACCTATGTACGGTCAGTTTGTGTTAAATCTTCCACCTACACTTTCTAAAAACGATTTTCAAGAATATTGGCAATATGTGCATAAGTTTTCATCAGAAATAAAAGTAGCTATTACAGGAGGGCATACAGGATTTATTGAAGGACAAAACTCAACCATTGCAGGGGGAGGAACTTTTGTTACCATTGCACCTAAGTCCAAAATATTATTGTCAAAATATGCGAATGCAGGAGATATCATATTAGTAACTAAGTCTTGTGCCATCTCTTCCGCAGCAATTCTTGCAATGAGTTTTCCTAAAGTAGTGATTGATAAAGTTGGTAACGAAATTTATAAACTAGCTTGTGAGTCTTTTTATAAGACCTCATCGTTACAAGATGCTCTGGTTGCGGTGGGTCAGGATTTAGATTTTCAGGAAGTTACAGCTATGCATGATGTAACGGAGGGTGGTGTTTTAGGGGCTATCTATGAATTAACAAAAGCTTCGGATAATGGAGCGGCGATTTACTATGACCAATTGCCACTGGCGGAAGTACAAACGGAAATATGTAATCTGTTTGATATAGACCCTAGAAATTGCATAGGTGCAGGTTCTATGATTATTACCTGTAAAAAAGAATTTGTGACAAATGTAGTTTCTCGTTTGGAAGCTAGTGGTATTCCGTGTGTATCTGTGGGGGAATTATGTGGTAAAGAACATGGTATGAAACTTATTAAAAATGATGAGGTGACGGAATTTGAGTATTTAGAAAAATACCCTTATTGGGAAGCATTTTTTAAAGCATTAAAAAGAGGATGGAAATAA
- a CDS encoding thiamine phosphate synthase — protein MEIKNGIYLIVNPSMHRDTLLIKLEKIISEGIVAVQIWDNFNDNDNILDIINRIIEICHKENIPVLINNRWELLREVNIDGVHFDVQPNDIEAIRRELGRKVIMGITCNNDLEHVQWANKQKMDYISFCSIFPSSTANSCEFVRFDTVREAQKITQIPIFLAGGITPENVGELTYLNCSGIAVVSGIMDSEQPIQEIKKYKLKLKKT, from the coding sequence ATGGAAATAAAAAATGGGATTTATCTTATCGTAAATCCGTCAATGCATCGTGATACCTTGTTGATAAAATTGGAAAAGATTATTTCAGAGGGTATTGTAGCGGTTCAGATCTGGGATAATTTTAATGACAATGATAATATTTTAGACATCATAAATAGAATTATTGAGATTTGTCACAAAGAAAATATTCCTGTATTGATTAATAACCGTTGGGAACTGTTAAGGGAGGTAAATATAGATGGAGTTCATTTTGATGTGCAACCAAATGATATTGAAGCAATAAGGCGGGAGTTAGGGCGTAAAGTTATTATGGGTATTACCTGTAATAACGATTTGGAACATGTGCAATGGGCTAATAAACAAAAGATGGACTATATTTCATTTTGTTCTATATTTCCGTCATCTACAGCAAATAGTTGCGAATTTGTAAGATTTGATACAGTTCGTGAAGCCCAAAAAATAACGCAAATACCAATCTTTTTAGCTGGGGGTATAACACCTGAAAATGTAGGAGAATTAACCTACTTAAATTGCTCTGGTATAGCTGTGGTTTCTGGTATAATGGATTCTGAACAACCAATTCAAGAAATTAAAAAGTATAAACTAAAATTAAAAAAGACCTGA
- a CDS encoding Trm112 family protein — MRLKTIEKLCCPFDKQELELTIVKQETEESVEEGYLLCNNCRRVYPIVSGIPIMSPDEYREFELERPLLNRWLDNKVDTQFRLIEG; from the coding sequence ATGAGATTAAAAACGATAGAGAAACTCTGTTGTCCTTTTGATAAACAAGAGTTAGAATTAACGATAGTAAAGCAAGAGACTGAAGAAAGTGTAGAGGAAGGATATTTGCTTTGTAATAATTGTAGAAGGGTTTATCCTATAGTTTCAGGTATTCCTATTATGAGTCCTGATGAATATAGGGAGTTTGAGTTAGAGAGACCTTTATTAAATCGTTGGCTAGATAATAAAGTAGATACTCAATTCCGCCTCATTGAAGGATAG
- a CDS encoding polyprenyl synthetase family protein, with translation MKFLDRYQDLVAEAIEKHQFKNEPKELYEPMNYIISHGGKRLRPIMVLMGCELFGGSLEKAMKPALAIEFFHNFTLIHDDIMDDAPLRRNKPTIHTLHGINVGILSGDALLIKAYQFFEDLEPELFKKCITLFSETGAVLCEGQQMDVNFETNSSVTYEDYIKMITYKTGVLSAASFKIGAMIAGATEQEAEALYQFGKHIGIAFQIMDDYLDVFGNQEQFGKKHAGDIFENKKTVLYLLAMENATEEERKELNYWYSKKTDNIDKIYCVEKIFRRTKVDEKVLRLIQKHNQIGQDCLKTINLPEDKKQPFIELANYLLKRES, from the coding sequence ATGAAATTCTTAGACAGATATCAAGACTTAGTAGCAGAAGCAATAGAAAAGCATCAATTTAAAAACGAACCAAAAGAACTCTATGAGCCTATGAATTATATCATTTCTCACGGAGGAAAACGCCTGAGGCCTATTATGGTACTAATGGGGTGCGAGCTTTTTGGAGGTAGTTTAGAAAAAGCGATGAAACCAGCTTTGGCTATAGAGTTTTTTCATAATTTCACGCTTATCCACGACGATATTATGGACGATGCGCCACTTAGAAGAAATAAACCTACAATACATACGCTACACGGCATCAATGTAGGTATTCTGTCGGGAGATGCATTGCTCATTAAAGCCTATCAGTTTTTTGAAGATTTAGAGCCAGAACTATTTAAAAAGTGTATCACTCTATTCTCCGAAACGGGAGCGGTGCTTTGCGAGGGGCAGCAGATGGACGTTAATTTTGAAACCAACTCTAGCGTTACCTACGAAGATTATATAAAAATGATAACCTATAAAACGGGGGTGCTTAGTGCAGCTTCGTTTAAGATAGGGGCTATGATAGCGGGAGCTACCGAACAGGAGGCAGAGGCGTTGTATCAATTTGGTAAACATATTGGGATTGCGTTCCAGATTATGGACGATTATTTAGATGTCTTCGGAAATCAGGAGCAGTTTGGAAAGAAACACGCAGGGGATATTTTTGAAAATAAAAAGACAGTACTTTACCTATTAGCAATGGAAAACGCGACTGAGGAAGAGCGAAAAGAGCTTAACTATTGGTACTCTAAAAAGACGGATAATATAGATAAAATCTACTGTGTAGAGAAGATTTTTAGAAGAACAAAAGTAGATGAAAAGGTGCTGAGATTGATACAAAAGCACAACCAAATCGGTCAAGATTGTTTAAAAACCATTAATCTACCAGAAGATAAAAAACAACCTTTTATAGAGTTGGCTAATTACCTTTTGAAAAGAGAATCTTAA
- a CDS encoding SDR family NAD(P)-dependent oxidoreductase produces the protein MIVLGSNSEVAQAFVEEVLSEGQRFRNLYLFTSNRESAEKFAKHIEVKYLQHSQVIMLDLMQPINFKALEEVDSELLFCASGYLGKGTEEGLLNHKNTEAIIDINYAKLVPLLNYFAEKMASKRAGTMVVLSSVAGDRGRQSNFIYGSAKAGLTAYLSGLRNYLFHRKVHVMTVKPGFMATKMTEGMPLNPKLTATPKQAAVSIYKAYKAKRNVAYVLPIWWAVMLIIKNIPEFIFKKLKL, from the coding sequence ATGATTGTACTAGGTAGTAATTCGGAAGTGGCACAAGCCTTTGTGGAGGAAGTGTTGTCTGAGGGGCAAAGATTTAGAAATCTTTATCTTTTCACTTCTAATAGAGAAAGTGCAGAGAAATTTGCAAAACATATAGAAGTAAAATATCTTCAGCATAGCCAAGTTATCATGTTGGATTTGATGCAACCTATTAATTTTAAAGCCTTAGAAGAAGTAGATTCGGAACTTTTATTCTGTGCTTCTGGTTACTTAGGTAAAGGCACCGAAGAGGGATTATTAAATCACAAAAATACAGAAGCTATTATTGATATTAACTACGCTAAACTTGTTCCGTTACTCAATTATTTTGCCGAAAAAATGGCATCTAAAAGAGCGGGAACTATGGTGGTTTTGTCTTCGGTAGCAGGAGATAGAGGCAGACAGAGTAATTTTATTTACGGGAGTGCTAAGGCGGGATTAACTGCTTATCTGAGTGGACTTAGAAATTATTTGTTCCACAGAAAAGTGCATGTAATGACGGTGAAACCAGGCTTTATGGCTACTAAAATGACGGAAGGTATGCCACTTAATCCCAAACTCACTGCAACACCTAAACAAGCAGCGGTTTCTATATATAAAGCCTACAAAGCCAAAAGGAATGTGGCGTATGTACTGCCTATATGGTGGGCTGTTATGTTGATTATAAAAAACATTCCTGAGTTTATATTTAAAAAATTGAAACTTTAA
- a CDS encoding HAD-IB family hydrolase — protein sequence MKKLYLFDFDGTLTTEDTLFLYLKFYNSSKYRIQFLRYIPLFILLKMKLLKAEKVKESFIASILAGESKERIEKKSKAFFEEYYPKLFRTNALEFIEKIDKEKTVAFIVTASLDIWVRPFAEHFGMGLLATEAEFKDGKFSGKFKTKNCNGEEKVKRIKQATEGLKYDKSIAFGDTAGDHAMLKWANEGLFQFFH from the coding sequence ATGAAAAAACTATATCTATTCGACTTTGATGGTACACTTACCACAGAGGACACTTTATTTCTATATCTTAAATTCTATAACAGCAGTAAATATAGAATACAATTTTTAAGGTACATTCCACTTTTTATTCTTTTGAAAATGAAACTTCTCAAAGCAGAGAAGGTCAAAGAGAGCTTTATTGCTTCTATACTTGCAGGAGAATCTAAAGAGCGAATAGAGAAGAAGTCTAAAGCCTTTTTTGAAGAATATTATCCAAAACTTTTCAGGACTAATGCTTTGGAATTTATAGAAAAAATAGATAAAGAGAAGACGGTAGCGTTCATTGTAACGGCATCGTTGGATATTTGGGTTCGCCCTTTTGCGGAGCATTTTGGTATGGGGCTTTTGGCTACGGAAGCCGAGTTTAAAGATGGGAAATTTTCAGGTAAGTTTAAAACCAAAAATTGCAACGGAGAAGAAAAAGTAAAAAGAATAAAACAGGCTACAGAAGGGCTTAAATATGATAAAAGTATAGCCTTTGGAGATACAGCAGGAGACCACGCAATGCTGAAATGGGCTAATGAAGGTTTGTTTCAATTTTTTCATTAA
- a CDS encoding cysteine desulfurase family protein, with amino-acid sequence MSKIYLDNAATTPLLDEVIEEMVNSMKFCYGNPSSTHSIGQEAKTRIEAVRRQIADYLKVQPGEIIFTSCGTESNNMIIKSCVEHLGVERIITSPIEHKCVAETCLDMKKRKGVELVYLRPNAQGDIDLVKLEQELKKSDKKTLVTLMHANNEIGNILDIKKVSALCKENGALFHSDTVQTVAHLDLDFQEVPLDFASCSAHKFHGPKGAGFAFVRKASGLQSLITGGPQERSLRAGTENVSGIVGLGKALEIAMSNLENYTSHIKDIKNYAIEQLSGNISGVKFNGRSAEQDSSLYTVLSVLLPFKNPLLSLQLDMKGIAVSQGSACSSGASKPSMVMMMVVDEEDMEHTTPLRVSFSHLTTKADIDALVKALKEIQQEL; translated from the coding sequence ATGAGTAAAATATATTTAGATAATGCGGCTACTACGCCACTTTTAGACGAAGTAATAGAGGAAATGGTAAACTCTATGAAATTTTGTTATGGTAACCCTTCTTCTACGCATAGTATAGGGCAAGAGGCTAAAACTAGGATAGAAGCTGTGAGACGCCAAATCGCTGATTATTTAAAGGTGCAACCTGGCGAAATTATCTTTACTTCGTGCGGTACAGAGTCTAATAATATGATTATTAAATCTTGTGTGGAGCATTTGGGTGTGGAGCGAATTATTACTTCTCCTATAGAGCACAAATGCGTGGCGGAGACTTGTTTGGATATGAAGAAACGCAAGGGCGTGGAGTTGGTATATCTTCGTCCTAATGCACAGGGTGATATAGATTTGGTAAAACTAGAGCAAGAATTAAAGAAATCGGATAAAAAAACTTTGGTTACTCTAATGCACGCCAATAATGAGATAGGTAATATTTTAGATATCAAAAAGGTATCTGCACTATGTAAAGAAAATGGAGCTTTATTCCATTCGGATACGGTGCAAACGGTAGCTCATTTAGATTTAGATTTTCAAGAAGTGCCTTTGGATTTTGCCTCTTGTAGTGCTCATAAATTCCACGGACCTAAAGGAGCGGGGTTTGCTTTTGTTAGGAAAGCTTCAGGGCTTCAGTCGCTTATAACAGGAGGGCCTCAGGAGAGAAGTCTTCGTGCAGGCACAGAAAATGTGAGTGGCATTGTAGGACTTGGCAAGGCTTTAGAAATTGCAATGAGCAACCTAGAAAATTATACTTCTCATATTAAAGACATAAAGAATTACGCAATAGAGCAATTATCTGGAAATATTTCAGGAGTTAAATTTAACGGAAGAAGCGCTGAGCAGGATAGTAGCCTTTATACGGTATTGAGTGTTCTACTGCCATTTAAAAATCCGTTATTGAGCTTGCAGTTGGATATGAAAGGTATTGCTGTTTCTCAAGGAAGTGCGTGTAGTTCTGGGGCTAGTAAGCCTTCTATGGTAATGATGATGGTAGTAGATGAAGAAGATATGGAGCATACCACACCTCTAAGAGTATCTTTTAGCCATCTTACGACTAAGGCTGATATAGATGCATTGGTAAAGGCTCTTAAAGAAATACAGCAAGAATTATAG
- the trxA gene encoding thioredoxin produces the protein MALEITDSNFKEVVINSDKPVLVDFWAVWCGPCRMLGPIVEELANDFEGKAVVGKVDVDNNQQVAMEYGIRNIPTVLIFKNGEVVDKLVGVSPKEVIAEKLSAHL, from the coding sequence ATGGCATTAGAAATTACAGACAGCAATTTTAAAGAAGTAGTAATAAACTCAGACAAGCCTGTATTAGTAGACTTTTGGGCAGTATGGTGTGGGCCATGCAGAATGCTAGGACCTATCGTAGAAGAATTAGCAAATGATTTTGAAGGCAAAGCAGTTGTAGGTAAAGTAGATGTAGATAACAACCAGCAGGTAGCTATGGAGTACGGTATTAGAAATATACCTACAGTTCTTATCTTCAAGAATGGAGAAGTGGTAGATAAGTTAGTAGGCGTGTCTCCTAAGGAGGTTATTGCAGAAAAATTATCAGCACATTTATAA
- the ppk2 gene encoding polyphosphate kinase 2: MIPKTDLEKMKTKEDLMKYLYKNQDEDSKYAALIEKIEYEDELKLLQTELVNLQNWIKNTGKKVAIIFEGRDASGKGGTIKRFAEHLNPRAMRIVALNKPTDVERGQWYFRRYIKELPNSGEIVFFDRSWYNRAVVEPVMGFCTPEQYEEYMVQVPEFEHMLYESGTHIIKFWFSVSKDEQLFRFNSRLQNPLKKWKYSPVDEKGQELWDEFTKYKNQMFSRTHNAFSPWVVVKSDNKKRARLEAIRYVLSQFNYEGKGESEVSLNPDPSVVQRYFRMIKQIDF; this comes from the coding sequence ATGATACCAAAGACTGATTTAGAGAAAATGAAAACCAAAGAGGATCTGATGAAATACCTCTACAAGAATCAAGATGAAGATTCTAAATATGCTGCTCTTATAGAAAAGATAGAGTATGAAGATGAGTTAAAATTGTTACAAACTGAACTTGTAAATCTTCAGAACTGGATTAAAAATACGGGTAAAAAAGTTGCTATTATTTTTGAAGGTAGAGATGCGTCTGGTAAAGGGGGGACTATTAAGCGTTTTGCGGAACATCTTAACCCTCGTGCTATGCGTATTGTAGCTCTTAATAAACCTACAGATGTAGAGCGAGGACAATGGTATTTTCGTAGATATATTAAAGAACTTCCTAATTCTGGTGAGATTGTTTTCTTTGATAGAAGTTGGTATAATAGAGCGGTAGTGGAGCCTGTGATGGGGTTCTGTACGCCAGAGCAATATGAGGAATATATGGTTCAGGTGCCAGAGTTTGAGCATATGCTTTACGAATCGGGGACGCATATTATTAAATTTTGGTTTTCTGTAAGTAAAGATGAACAGTTATTCCGTTTTAATAGTAGGCTTCAAAATCCACTGAAAAAATGGAAATATAGCCCCGTAGATGAAAAAGGACAGGAACTATGGGACGAGTTCACAAAATACAAAAATCAGATGTTTTCTAGAACTCATAATGCCTTTTCGCCTTGGGTGGTGGTGAAGTCTGATAATAAAAAGAGAGCGAGGCTAGAGGCGATAAGGTATGTGCTTAGTCAGTTTAATTACGAAGGGAAAGGAGAGAGTGAGGTTTCTCTTAACCCAGACCCTAGTGTGGTACAGAGGTACTTTAGAATGATTAAGCAAATAGATTTTTAA
- the ppk2 gene encoding polyphosphate kinase 2, giving the protein MELTDTQYKKLDTKKGLYALLQSDTLNPDKALRTIKYEKRLAKLQEELIKMQNWVVENKQRVIIIFEGRDAAGKGGAIRRITEHLNPREHRVVALPKPNEVEQGQWYFQRYISQLPKAGEIVFFDRSWYNRAVVEPVNGFCTKEEYDIFMSQVNEFEKMLVNSGTYLLKLYFSISKEEQAKRFADIIENPLKKWKYSPVDAKALDLWDVYTEYKEKMFEVSDTEIAPWKVLKANKKSKARVEALEYILDKIPYEPKNSEVITHEELED; this is encoded by the coding sequence ATGGAACTTACAGATACACAATATAAAAAACTAGATACTAAAAAGGGTCTTTACGCTCTATTGCAGTCAGATACGCTTAATCCAGACAAAGCATTGCGTACGATAAAGTACGAGAAAAGATTGGCTAAATTACAAGAAGAGCTTATCAAAATGCAAAATTGGGTAGTAGAAAATAAACAGAGAGTAATCATTATTTTTGAAGGTAGAGATGCCGCTGGTAAAGGAGGGGCGATAAGAAGAATTACTGAGCATCTTAACCCTAGAGAGCATCGTGTGGTTGCTCTTCCAAAGCCTAATGAGGTAGAGCAAGGTCAATGGTATTTTCAGCGATACATCAGTCAGTTGCCAAAAGCAGGGGAAATTGTATTTTTTGATAGAAGTTGGTACAACCGTGCAGTAGTAGAGCCTGTTAATGGTTTTTGTACAAAAGAAGAGTATGATATTTTTATGTCGCAAGTCAATGAGTTTGAAAAAATGCTAGTAAACTCGGGTACTTATTTGCTCAAGTTGTATTTCTCCATTTCAAAAGAAGAACAAGCAAAGAGATTTGCTGATATTATAGAAAATCCACTTAAAAAATGGAAGTATAGTCCTGTAGATGCTAAGGCTTTAGATTTATGGGATGTTTATACGGAATATAAGGAAAAAATGTTTGAGGTTTCGGATACAGAAATTGCACCGTGGAAGGTACTAAAAGCCAATAAAAAATCTAAGGCAAGAGTAGAAGCATTAGAGTATATATTGGATAAAATTCCGTACGAACCGAAGAACTCAGAGGTGATAACTCACGAAGAGTTAGAAGATTAA
- the lpdA gene encoding dihydrolipoyl dehydrogenase yields the protein MSQFDVTVIGSGPGGYVAAIRCAQLGFKTAIIEKYPTLGGTCLNVGCIPSKALLDSSEHFENAKHNFANHGIVINEPKADLARMIERKNEVVDQTTKGINFLMDKNKITVFEGVGSFETATKIKVTKNDGSTESIESKYTIIATGSKPSSLPFISLDKERIITSTEALNLKEIPKHLVVIGGGVIGLELGSVYKRLGSEVTVVEYLDKIIPGMDGSLSKELQKVLKKQGMKFMLSTAVSAVERKGDTVVVMAKDKKGEEVSVEGDYCLVSVGRRPYTDGLGLENAGVDLDERGRVKVNDHLQTNVSNIYAIGDVVKGAMLAHKAEEEGVFVAETLAGQKPHINYNLIPGVVYTWPEVAGVGKTEEQLKEEGVSYKVGSFPMRALGRSRASGDIDGLIKVLADEKTDEILGVHMIGARAADMIAEAVVAMEFRASAEDISRISHAHPTFTEAIKEAALDATGKRALHM from the coding sequence ATGAGTCAATTTGATGTTACTGTTATCGGTTCTGGACCTGGAGGTTATGTGGCAGCTATTCGTTGTGCACAATTAGGTTTTAAAACAGCTATTATAGAGAAATATCCTACTTTGGGAGGAACATGTCTTAATGTAGGATGTATTCCGTCTAAGGCACTTTTGGATAGTTCGGAGCATTTTGAAAATGCGAAGCATAACTTTGCAAACCACGGGATTGTTATCAACGAGCCTAAAGCAGATTTGGCTAGAATGATAGAGCGAAAAAACGAAGTGGTAGACCAAACTACTAAAGGGATTAATTTCCTAATGGACAAAAACAAGATTACAGTTTTTGAAGGAGTGGGAAGTTTTGAAACGGCAACTAAAATCAAAGTAACAAAAAATGATGGCTCTACAGAGTCTATTGAGTCTAAATATACCATTATAGCTACAGGTTCTAAGCCTTCTTCTTTACCTTTTATCAGTTTAGATAAAGAAAGAATCATAACCTCTACGGAAGCTCTTAATTTGAAAGAAATACCTAAACATCTTGTCGTAATTGGTGGTGGTGTTATAGGGCTAGAGCTTGGTTCTGTTTACAAAAGACTTGGTTCTGAGGTAACAGTGGTAGAGTATTTAGATAAAATTATCCCAGGAATGGACGGTTCTTTATCTAAAGAATTGCAAAAAGTTCTTAAAAAACAAGGAATGAAATTTATGCTTTCTACAGCGGTTTCTGCGGTGGAAAGAAAAGGCGATACAGTAGTAGTAATGGCTAAAGATAAGAAGGGAGAAGAAGTAAGTGTAGAGGGAGATTATTGCTTAGTATCAGTGGGAAGAAGACCTTATACGGATGGTTTAGGCTTAGAGAACGCAGGTGTGGATTTAGACGAAAGAGGAAGAGTAAAAGTAAACGACCATCTTCAGACTAATGTGTCTAACATCTATGCGATTGGTGATGTGGTTAAGGGAGCTATGTTGGCCCACAAGGCGGAAGAAGAAGGTGTTTTTGTAGCAGAAACTTTGGCAGGGCAAAAACCTCATATCAACTACAATCTAATACCAGGAGTGGTTTACACTTGGCCAGAAGTAGCTGGAGTAGGGAAGACAGAAGAGCAGCTTAAAGAAGAAGGCGTTTCTTATAAGGTAGGAAGTTTCCCAATGAGAGCCTTGGGTAGAAGCCGTGCGAGTGGAGATATTGATGGACTAATTAAGGTATTGGCTGATGAAAAAACAGACGAAATTTTAGGAGTTCATATGATAGGAGCTCGTGCTGCGGATATGATTGCAGAAGCTGTAGTAGCTATGGAATTCCGTGCGAGTGCAGAAGATATTTCAAGAATTTCTCACGCTCACCCAACATTTACAGAGGCTATTAAAGAAGCGGCTTTAGATGCTACAGGAAAAAGAGCATTGCATATGTAA